The following proteins are co-located in the Vicugna pacos chromosome 3, VicPac4, whole genome shotgun sequence genome:
- the LOC102527998 gene encoding olfactory receptor 2T8-like: MGNWNTTSEFILLGLFNHTGAHLFLFVMVLMMAFTSLVGNALMLLLILLDPWLHRPMYFLLSQLSLMDLMLVCTIVPKMAADYLTDRKPISPAGCGLQIFFFLTLGGGECFLLAAMSYDRYVAVCHPLRYSVLMSRQSCLRMILGSWFLGAADGLMQAAAVLSFPFCSVCEIDHFFCEAPMLVRLACADTSVFEDVMYMCCVLMLLVPLSLILTSYGLILTAVLLMRSNEAHKKACVTCSSHLSVVGPFFGAAIFTYMRPKSYRSANHDKVVSVYYTVFTPVLNPLIYSLRNSEVKGALSKCMDQCAALSHD, encoded by the coding sequence ATGGGAAACTGGAATACGACGTCAGAGTTCATTCTCCTAGGTCTCTTTAACCACACAGGAGcccatttatttctctttgtgatGGTTCTGATGATGGCCTTCACCTCCCTCGTGGGCAACGCCCTCATGCTTCTCCTGATTCTCCTGGACCCCTGGCTCCACAGGCCCATGTACTTCCTCCTGAGCCAACTCTCCCTCATGGACCTGATGCTGGTGTGCACCATCGTGCCCAAAATGGCTGCTGACTACCTGACTGACAGGAAGCCCATCTCCCCAGCTGGCTGTGGGCTGCAGATCTTTTTCTTCCTCACTCTGGGAGGGGGTGAGTGCTTCCTCTTAGCAGCCATGTCCTACGACCGCTACGTTGCTGTTTGCCACCCACTGAGATACTCAGTCCTTATGAGTAGGCAGTCATGCCTGAGGATGATTTTGGGGTCTTGGTTCCTGGGGGCAGCTGATGGGCTCATGCAGGCTGCTGCCGTCCTGAGCTTCCCATTTTGCAGTGTTTGTGAGATCGACCATTTCTTCTGCGAGGCCCCCATGCTGGTGCGTTTGGCTTGTGCTGACACGTCTGTCTTCGAGGACGTCATGTACATGTGCTGTGTGCTGATGCTCCTGGTCCCCCTTTCCCTCATCCTGACTTCCTATGGCCTCATCCTCACTGCCGTTCTCCTGATGCGTTCTAACGAAGCCCACAAGAAGGCTTGTGTCACCTGCTCCTCACATCTGTCCGTTGTGGGACCCTTTTTTGGAGCTGCCATTTTTACCTACATGAGACCCAAATCCTACAGGTCAGCAAACCACGATAAGGTGGTGTCAGTTTACTATACGGTCTTCACCCCTGTGCTGAACCCCCTCATCTACAGTTTGAGGAATAGCGAGGTCAAGGGAGCCCTGAGCAAGTGTATGGATCAGTGTGCTGCCTTAAGTCATGATTAA